The candidate division KSB1 bacterium genome contains the following window.
TCTCCAGCCCTGAAGTCCGTCAAACGGGTATTTCGGGCATGCAAATGAACAATGAGATGGTAGCAAATATCTTCGCTAATCTTCAAACTGAAACCATGACCAATGCAGTTTACATCCAGATTCGCAGTTTGCAAAATTTCAACAATCTCAAGGACGATTCGACCTACTATTGGCGGGTCAAGGCAGTGGATCAATATGGAGCGGAATCCAATTTCACCAGCGGCACTAGTCGGTTCTTTTTTAATAAAACCAACACGGCCCCGCAGCCTGTGATCGCTGGTTTCTCGCCCAAAGATGGCATCGAAGTGCGAACCAACAAGCCTGAGCTAAGCTGGCATCCCGCTAAAGATGCGGATTTGAGCGACCATGCGGGGACGCTGCGCTACAAATTGCAGTTGGATGATGATGGCGAATTTGTAAGCAATTATAAGTATCAATACACCACTGCCATGGGATTGAACACCTTTGAAGTGCCCGATCCGCTCAGCGAAAATGTGAAGTGGTACTATCGAGTGCAAGCGGTCGATGATGAAGGTTTGTTCTCAACCTGGTCAGCGGTTCAGAACTTCTGGGTCAATGCCATCGATGAAGCGCCAAGGCCGTTTGCATTGTACGCCCCTGCTAATAATAGCGCTGTAAGTTCAGACACGCTCAAATTTTCCTGGGCCAGCACCTATGATGTTGATCCCAATGATAAATTCAGCTTCACGATGGAATATAGCACAAGCAGCAGCTTTTCAGAGAATGTTAATTCGATTCCCAATTTGACGGATTCTACTTTCATCATCGAAACCAAAGGAATGAGACAGACAGTCTATTATTGGCGGGTCAAAGCTGTCGATAGTGATGGACTGGTCACGTGGGGCAGCAATAGCGGGATTTCCCCGTGGTCTTTCCAGTTCCATCCCACGGCTGTTTTCGATGATCATAAAAATTTTCCCCAAGAATTTCATTTATCCCAGAATCATCCCAACCCCTTCAATCCTGAGACAGTCATCGATTATCAGCTTCCCATCTCCTGTCATGTGGTGATTACCATCTACAATACCCTTGGCCAGGAAATTAGAAGACTAATCGATAACGACCACCAGCCAGGCTACCACCAAATCCTCTGGGATGGGAAGGACAATTCTGGCAACCAAGTCGGCACGGGAATTTATCTGTATCAGATGCGGGCGGGTGAGTTTGTGGCGGTAAAAAAGATGATC
Protein-coding sequences here:
- a CDS encoding T9SS type A sorting domain-containing protein, with the translated sequence SSPEVRQTGISGMQMNNEMVANIFANLQTETMTNAVYIQIRSLQNFNNLKDDSTYYWRVKAVDQYGAESNFTSGTSRFFFNKTNTAPQPVIAGFSPKDGIEVRTNKPELSWHPAKDADLSDHAGTLRYKLQLDDDGEFVSNYKYQYTTAMGLNTFEVPDPLSENVKWYYRVQAVDDEGLFSTWSAVQNFWVNAIDEAPRPFALYAPANNSAVSSDTLKFSWASTYDVDPNDKFSFTMEYSTSSSFSENVNSIPNLTDSTFIIETKGMRQTVYYWRVKAVDSDGLVTWGSNSGISPWSFQFHPTAVFDDHKNFPQEFHLSQNHPNPFNPETVIDYQLPISCHVVITIYNTLGQEIRRLIDNDHQPGYHQILWDGKDNSGNQVGTGIYLYQMRAGEFVAVKKMILIQ